From a region of the Streptomyces venezuelae genome:
- a CDS encoding ABC transporter ATP-binding protein, whose amino-acid sequence MAKIVFEEVTKTFPTKDRKNRRNKERFTALDGIDLEIEAGEFVVVVGPSGCGKSTLLDLLGGLTRPSSGRILLDGKPITGPGLDRGIVFQQYALLPWRTALGNVEFGLEATGVQRRERKARAREFLDLVGLTGFEDRHPHELSGGMRQRVAIARSLAYDPDVLLMDEPFAALDAQTRESLQDELRRIWQRTGKTVVFITHGIEEAVYLGQKVAVMTSRPGRVKEIVPISFGDRGAGFLGEDLRSSPEFARQRHEIWTLLHDEVARAQQLEKEEATV is encoded by the coding sequence ATGGCGAAGATCGTGTTCGAGGAAGTGACCAAGACCTTCCCGACGAAGGACAGGAAGAACAGGAGGAACAAGGAGCGGTTCACCGCGCTCGACGGGATCGACCTGGAGATCGAGGCGGGGGAGTTCGTGGTGGTCGTGGGCCCCAGCGGCTGCGGCAAGTCCACGCTCCTGGACCTGCTCGGCGGACTGACCCGGCCGTCGTCGGGGCGGATCCTGCTCGACGGGAAGCCGATCACCGGGCCGGGCCTGGACCGGGGCATCGTCTTCCAGCAGTACGCGCTGCTGCCCTGGCGGACGGCGCTCGGCAACGTGGAGTTCGGCCTGGAGGCGACCGGCGTCCAGCGCCGCGAACGCAAGGCGAGGGCGCGGGAGTTCCTGGACCTCGTCGGCCTCACCGGCTTCGAGGACCGGCACCCGCACGAACTCTCCGGCGGTATGCGCCAGCGCGTCGCCATCGCCCGCTCGCTGGCGTACGACCCGGACGTGCTGCTGATGGACGAGCCGTTCGCCGCGCTCGACGCGCAGACCAGGGAGTCCCTCCAGGACGAGCTGCGGCGCATCTGGCAGCGCACCGGCAAGACCGTCGTCTTCATCACGCACGGCATCGAGGAGGCGGTCTACCTCGGCCAGAAGGTGGCCGTCATGACCTCCCGCCCCGGTCGGGTCAAGGAGATCGTCCCGATCTCCTTCGGTGACCGCGGTGCCGGTTTCCTGGGCGAGGACCTGCGGTCCAGCCCCGAATTCGCCCGCCAACGCCACGAGATCTGGACCCTGCTCCACGACGAGGTGGCCCGTGCCCAGCAACTGGAGAAGGAGGAGGCCACCGTATGA
- a CDS encoding ABC transporter permease has translation MSTDVTTPATEAPADRQAVGEAVRQDTAPAAPAPAAPAPAAPAPAAPAPADRESRRPRSGLPSLLARRLCGAGRAATATAPVPERAPTAPEAPAAPVTSAPPEAPAPPEAPATGPDAAPAPKGPAAPGAGRGTAHGRHAPSPVRKAAGALGRRLRAAALRSAALVALLVLWETAPRLGLVDATFLPPVSEVATAWWDLLGNGQLGQHTRASLARSFGGFGIAVVIAVPLGLLIGWYRPVAALLGPLLEVFRNTAALALLPVFVLLLGIGETSKVSIVVYACLWPVLLNTISAVGNADPTLVRLARSMDLSTPRLFQKVILPSSVPAVFTGIRLAGAVSILVLVAAEMIGAKAGLGYLINASQYNFAIPQMYAGIVTISAVGVAFNQLLVTIERRLSTWRVPA, from the coding sequence ATGAGCACCGACGTCACCACCCCCGCCACCGAAGCCCCGGCCGACCGACAGGCGGTAGGCGAGGCGGTACGGCAGGACACCGCGCCCGCCGCTCCCGCGCCCGCCGCTCCCGCGCCCGCCGCTCCCGCGCCCGCCGCTCCCGCGCCCGCCGACCGGGAGTCCCGCAGGCCGCGGTCCGGTCTCCCGTCGCTGCTGGCACGCCGACTGTGCGGCGCCGGCCGGGCGGCCACGGCAACGGCACCCGTCCCTGAGCGGGCCCCGACGGCCCCGGAGGCACCTGCGGCCCCGGTGACTTCCGCGCCCCCGGAGGCACCCGCGCCTCCGGAGGCACCCGCCACCGGGCCGGACGCCGCGCCCGCGCCGAAGGGCCCCGCCGCCCCGGGCGCCGGTCGAGGCACCGCCCACGGCCGCCACGCCCCGTCACCCGTCCGGAAGGCCGCCGGGGCACTCGGCCGCCGGCTGCGCGCCGCCGCCCTGCGCTCGGCCGCCCTGGTGGCCCTGCTCGTCCTCTGGGAGACCGCCCCCCGTCTCGGCCTGGTCGACGCCACCTTCCTGCCGCCGGTCAGCGAGGTCGCCACCGCCTGGTGGGACCTCCTGGGCAACGGCCAGCTCGGCCAGCACACCCGGGCCAGCCTCGCCCGCTCCTTCGGCGGCTTCGGCATCGCCGTCGTCATCGCGGTCCCGCTCGGCCTGCTCATCGGCTGGTACCGGCCGGTCGCCGCGCTGCTCGGCCCGCTGCTGGAGGTGTTCCGCAACACCGCCGCACTGGCCCTGCTGCCGGTCTTCGTCCTGCTCCTCGGCATCGGCGAGACCTCGAAGGTCTCGATCGTCGTCTACGCCTGCCTCTGGCCGGTCCTGCTGAACACGATCAGCGCGGTGGGCAACGCCGACCCCACCCTGGTCAGACTGGCCCGCTCGATGGACCTGTCCACCCCGAGGCTCTTCCAGAAGGTGATCCTGCCGTCCTCCGTACCGGCCGTCTTCACCGGCATCCGGCTGGCCGGCGCGGTATCCATCCTCGTCCTGGTGGCCGCCGAGATGATCGGCGCCAAGGCGGGCCTCGGCTACCTGATCAACGCCTCGCAGTACAACTTCGCGATCCCGCAGATGTACGCGGGCATCGTCACCATCTCCGCCGTCGGCGTGGCCTTCAACCAGCTGCTGGTCACGATCGAACGCCGCCTGAGCACCTGGCGCGTCCCCGCCTGA
- a CDS encoding LLM class flavin-dependent oxidoreductase, with protein sequence MTSHRTLHLNAFLMNAGHHDAAWRHPDSRPELITDLRYFQDLARTAERGLLDSIFFADGVALWGKARHNALGGFEPLTLLSAIAAVTEHIGLIATVSTTFNEPYNLARKFASLDHISGGRAGWNIVTSGTVDEARNFNRDEHLEHHLRYERAREFLDVATKLWDSWEDDAIVLDKERGIYADTDKLHPAAHRGEYFGVAGPLNVPRSPQGHPLLVQAGSSEDGKEFAAQYAEAVFTAQQTLADGQTFYKDLKSRLAKYGRAESDLLVLPGIAPVIGSTEAEAKALEQQLTDLQVPEYGLAQLSGMLNVDLTGLPLDGPLPDLPEERDVNGNKSRFTLVAELARRDGLTLRELIARLGAGRGHRVFAGTPEQIADQLQEWFTRGAADGFNIMAPVLPTGLTAFVDHVVPILQRRGLFRTEYTGATLRENYGLARPVNRYTPQAV encoded by the coding sequence ATGACCTCGCACCGCACCCTCCACCTCAACGCGTTCCTGATGAACGCCGGTCACCACGACGCCGCCTGGCGCCACCCCGACAGCCGGCCCGAGCTGATCACCGACCTGCGGTACTTCCAGGACCTGGCCCGCACGGCCGAACGCGGACTGCTCGACTCCATCTTCTTCGCCGACGGGGTCGCGCTCTGGGGCAAGGCCCGCCACAACGCCCTCGGCGGATTCGAGCCGCTCACCCTGCTCTCCGCCATCGCCGCCGTCACCGAGCACATCGGGCTCATCGCCACCGTTTCCACGACCTTCAACGAGCCGTACAACCTGGCCCGCAAGTTCGCCTCCCTCGACCACATCAGCGGCGGCCGGGCCGGCTGGAACATCGTCACCTCCGGCACCGTCGACGAGGCCCGCAACTTCAACCGTGACGAGCACCTGGAGCACCACCTCCGCTACGAGCGCGCCCGCGAGTTCCTCGACGTCGCCACCAAGCTCTGGGACAGCTGGGAGGACGACGCGATCGTCCTCGACAAGGAGCGCGGCATCTACGCCGACACCGACAAGCTGCACCCCGCCGCCCACCGCGGCGAGTACTTCGGCGTCGCCGGACCGCTCAACGTGCCGCGCTCCCCGCAGGGACACCCGCTGCTCGTGCAGGCCGGTTCCTCCGAGGACGGCAAGGAGTTCGCCGCGCAGTACGCCGAGGCCGTCTTCACCGCCCAGCAGACCCTTGCCGACGGCCAGACCTTCTACAAGGACCTCAAGTCCCGCCTCGCCAAGTACGGCCGCGCCGAGAGCGACCTCCTCGTCCTGCCCGGCATCGCGCCCGTCATCGGGTCCACCGAGGCCGAGGCCAAGGCCCTGGAGCAGCAGCTCACCGACCTCCAGGTGCCCGAGTACGGCCTCGCCCAGCTCTCCGGGATGCTGAACGTGGACCTCACAGGCCTGCCGCTGGACGGTCCGCTCCCGGACCTGCCCGAGGAACGGGACGTCAACGGCAACAAGAGCCGCTTCACCCTCGTCGCCGAGCTCGCCCGCCGCGACGGCCTGACCCTGCGCGAGCTGATCGCCCGCCTCGGCGCCGGCCGCGGCCACCGCGTCTTCGCCGGTACCCCCGAGCAGATCGCCGACCAGCTCCAGGAGTGGTTCACCCGGGGCGCCGCCGACGGCTTCAACATCATGGCGCCGGTCCTGCCCACCGGCCTGACCGCCTTCGTCGACCACGTCGTGCCGATCCTCCAGCGCCGCGGGCTCTTCCGCACGGAGTACACCGGTGCCACCCTCCGCGAGAACTACGGCCTCGCCCGCCCGGTCAACCGCTACACCCCGCAGGCCGTCTGA
- a CDS encoding NADP-dependent oxidoreductase, protein MKAITYSAYGTPATLGLVDLPQPKVGPGEVLVRVKAAGVNPVDWKLAAGYLDPILEVRYPVIPGWDVAGVVEAVGEDTFDYAVGDEVYGYVRKEWVELGTYAELVSAPVRTLARKPRELSFEQAAGLPLAGLTAYQSLTRVGLKAGESVVIHSAAGGTGSFGVQIAVALGLRVIGTAGAHNHDYLRSLGAEPVLYGEGMADRIRELAPDGVDAGLDFYGDDVVDTLQSLVREPHRVVSIADYNAAAKGAHQLWVRPDTADLTFLAELADAGKLTVNVEHALPLAEAARAWELSAAGRTRGKIVLTV, encoded by the coding sequence ATGAAGGCCATCACTTACAGCGCATACGGAACTCCCGCCACCCTGGGGCTCGTTGACCTGCCGCAGCCGAAGGTGGGCCCGGGCGAGGTGCTCGTGCGCGTCAAGGCCGCCGGGGTCAACCCGGTGGACTGGAAGCTCGCCGCCGGATACCTCGACCCCATCCTCGAAGTCCGCTACCCGGTCATACCCGGCTGGGACGTGGCCGGAGTCGTCGAGGCGGTGGGCGAGGACACCTTCGACTACGCCGTCGGTGACGAGGTCTACGGCTACGTCCGCAAGGAGTGGGTCGAACTCGGCACGTACGCCGAGCTGGTCTCCGCCCCCGTACGCACCCTCGCCCGCAAGCCCCGCGAGCTGAGCTTCGAGCAGGCCGCGGGCCTCCCGCTGGCCGGCCTCACCGCCTACCAGTCGCTCACCCGCGTCGGCCTCAAGGCCGGGGAGAGCGTCGTCATCCACTCCGCGGCCGGCGGCACCGGATCCTTCGGCGTGCAGATCGCGGTCGCACTCGGCCTGCGGGTCATCGGCACGGCGGGCGCGCACAACCACGACTACCTGCGCTCCCTCGGCGCGGAGCCCGTGCTGTACGGGGAGGGGATGGCCGACCGGATCCGCGAGCTCGCGCCCGACGGCGTCGACGCGGGCCTGGACTTCTACGGCGACGACGTCGTCGACACGCTCCAGTCGCTGGTCCGGGAACCCCACCGGGTGGTCTCCATCGCCGACTACAACGCGGCCGCCAAGGGCGCCCACCAGCTGTGGGTCCGCCCGGACACCGCCGACCTGACGTTCCTGGCCGAACTGGCCGACGCGGGGAAGCTCACGGTCAACGTGGAGCACGCGCTGCCGCTCGCCGAGGCCGCCAGGGCCTGGGAGCTGAGCGCCGCGGGCCGCACCCGCGGCAAGATCGTCCTGACCGTCTGA
- a CDS encoding DUF2470 domain-containing protein has product MRLFGAPATPADRPTDAERIRSILTAAHSMTVVTDGQRSEVRHLDGSDPMGRLHLHPAEPGGESEYRPSIRLEFTDVAPTPVRDRVRARVTVLGRLLTPYSDLAAGSGADSTCMEFDRAVLETPEGRSHVGLEELDASCPDPLSPYEAGMLTHLLDDHHDLVTLLLRLVHPLPTAAVLRALPVAMDRYGITLRLEERHGHRDVRLPFPSPLDDVEQAGTQIQALFSAARRSSHRNTLPA; this is encoded by the coding sequence ATGCGCCTGTTCGGTGCCCCCGCCACCCCGGCCGACCGGCCCACCGATGCCGAGCGCATCCGGTCGATCCTGACCGCCGCCCACTCCATGACCGTGGTCACCGACGGGCAGCGCTCCGAGGTCCGCCACCTCGACGGCAGCGACCCCATGGGGCGGCTGCACCTGCACCCCGCCGAGCCCGGCGGCGAGTCCGAGTACCGGCCGTCGATCCGGCTGGAGTTCACCGACGTCGCCCCCACCCCGGTACGGGACCGGGTGCGCGCCCGCGTCACCGTGCTCGGCCGCCTGCTCACTCCCTACTCCGACCTGGCCGCGGGCTCCGGCGCCGACTCCACCTGCATGGAGTTCGACCGTGCCGTCCTGGAGACGCCGGAAGGCCGCTCGCACGTCGGCCTCGAAGAGCTGGACGCGTCCTGCCCCGACCCCCTGTCCCCGTACGAGGCGGGCATGCTCACGCACCTCCTCGACGACCACCACGACCTGGTCACCCTGCTGCTGCGGCTGGTCCATCCCCTGCCGACCGCCGCCGTGCTCCGCGCGCTGCCGGTGGCGATGGACCGGTACGGGATCACCCTGCGGCTGGAGGAGCGGCACGGCCACCGCGACGTGCGGCTGCCCTTCCCCTCCCCCCTCGACGACGTCGAGCAGGCCGGTACGCAGATCCAGGCGCTCTTCAGCGCGGCCCGGCGGAGCTCGCACCGCAACACCCTGCCGGCCTGA
- a CDS encoding cell division protein SepF: MSRYDVTDEQWEGLAQVVPLRSRNEWPSRVDHRTIPTAPGASTAEQRRFVVIRVQIFADAREVAEYLIAQIPVLLDLTGADSEVAKRILDFSSGVVFGLGSGMHRVDRNVFLLAPVGTEVEGIAAAAVPRS; this comes from the coding sequence GTGAGCAGGTACGACGTCACCGACGAACAGTGGGAGGGGCTCGCGCAGGTGGTCCCCCTGCGCAGTCGCAACGAATGGCCCTCCCGGGTGGACCACCGCACGATCCCGACGGCGCCCGGCGCGTCGACGGCGGAGCAGCGGCGCTTCGTGGTGATCAGAGTCCAGATCTTCGCGGACGCCCGGGAGGTGGCGGAGTACCTGATCGCGCAGATCCCGGTCCTGCTCGACCTCACCGGGGCGGACAGCGAAGTGGCCAAGCGGATCCTGGACTTCAGCAGCGGCGTGGTCTTCGGCCTGGGCAGCGGGATGCACCGGGTGGACCGGAACGTCTTCCTGCTGGCGCCGGTCGGCACCGAGGTCGAGGGGATCGCGGCCGCGGCCGTCCCCCGATCGTAG
- a CDS encoding ATP-binding protein: protein MAGPAGEPVVPSQAGPRAPGRPAEPVQRHPRPVLTELRLSAFGPHRSAVFPLGPLTLFAGPSGSGKSQALAAYEALAGLGSGATLEETFPDPRSRIPDRAVPDAQHRRGFRLGCTVDGPVGPVRLDLAVQAEPTLRIVGERLSQDGQILLATALRDPGRRSVQAAWLTGGAIGVTRAPLPDDRLGTALLPLRVAGSTPGQRQVLAAAEQVVVALRAVFPCEPHPDRMRAAVPPGEGRLLGDCANLADVLRRTRSECGTRHALLAEAARTGCAGPVVGLDVRAPAGGGPVEAVLDRGPGRPATELARLGAGELRFLALALVLLTGPGVLAVDPAAELLSARQALTVLSDGFDRGLDRRQRAELLRLALLSCGRGHIRLVAAVGEETAAAARDLPGVAVVDLSA from the coding sequence GTGGCCGGCCCTGCCGGGGAGCCGGTCGTACCGTCGCAGGCGGGCCCCCGCGCCCCCGGTCGTCCTGCCGAGCCCGTGCAGCGACACCCGCGGCCCGTGCTCACCGAGCTGCGGCTCTCCGCCTTCGGGCCGCACCGCTCCGCGGTCTTCCCGCTCGGCCCCCTCACCCTCTTCGCCGGGCCCAGCGGCAGCGGCAAGTCCCAGGCCCTGGCCGCCTACGAGGCCCTGGCCGGGCTGGGTTCCGGGGCCACGCTGGAGGAGACCTTCCCCGATCCGCGTTCCCGCATCCCCGACCGGGCCGTCCCCGACGCCCAGCACCGGCGCGGGTTCCGCCTCGGCTGCACCGTGGACGGACCCGTCGGCCCGGTACGGCTCGACCTCGCCGTCCAGGCCGAGCCCACGCTGCGGATCGTCGGCGAACGGCTCTCGCAGGACGGGCAGATCCTGCTCGCCACGGCCCTGCGCGACCCCGGCCGGCGTTCGGTCCAGGCCGCCTGGCTGACCGGCGGCGCCATCGGCGTCACCAGGGCCCCGCTGCCCGACGACCGGCTCGGCACGGCACTGCTCCCGCTCCGCGTCGCCGGTTCCACTCCCGGTCAGCGCCAGGTCCTGGCCGCGGCCGAGCAGGTGGTCGTGGCCCTGCGCGCGGTGTTCCCCTGCGAACCGCACCCGGACCGGATGCGCGCCGCCGTCCCTCCCGGCGAGGGGCGTCTGCTGGGTGACTGCGCCAACCTGGCCGACGTACTGCGCCGGACCCGCAGCGAATGCGGCACCCGCCACGCGCTGCTTGCCGAGGCGGCCCGCACCGGCTGCGCCGGGCCCGTCGTGGGGCTGGACGTACGGGCTCCCGCGGGCGGCGGCCCCGTCGAGGCGGTACTGGACCGCGGTCCCGGCCGGCCCGCCACGGAGCTGGCCCGGCTGGGCGCGGGCGAACTCCGCTTCCTCGCGCTGGCGCTCGTCCTGCTGACCGGTCCGGGGGTGCTGGCCGTGGACCCGGCGGCCGAACTGCTCTCCGCGCGGCAGGCGCTGACGGTGCTGTCCGACGGCTTCGACCGGGGCCTCGACCGGAGGCAGCGCGCCGAGCTGCTGCGCCTGGCCCTGCTGTCCTGCGGCCGCGGCCACATCCGGCTGGTGGCGGCGGTGGGGGAGGAGACCGCGGCGGCCGCCCGCGACCTCCCGGGTGTCGCGGTGGTAGACCTGAGCGCATGA